The following is a genomic window from Dermatophilaceae bacterium Soc4.6.
GCGTCGACGCGGTGGTGGCGGCCGCCGCGCGGGGCAGGGCGCGGGAGCCGAACCACGCGAGCGCCGCGGCGGCCGAGCCGGCGCCCAGGAGCTGGCGCCGCGAGAAGGGGCCACCGACCGACCGGGCGGCCGAGATCTCGGCATCGCTCAGGCCGAGCGTCAGCAGGTCGATGTCAGGGCAGTCGTCGTGGTCGCACACGCCTCCCATGATGCGGGGCGGAGGCGACCGCGACCGGTGCTTTGCGAGGAATCCGCCCCCGGACGCACGCGCCCCGGTGACGGACGGTCCACACGGCGCGATCCGTGCCGGGATTGACCCATAATCGGAGGGCCGCCGCCATCGAGGGTGACCGGCCCGTGACGGCCTGCCGTCACCCATCAGAGAGAAGGTCACGGTGGTTGCTGCCACACGTCGGGTCAACCTCCTAGCGGCCGTGGCCGTGCTCGCCCTCGTGGTCGGTGGAGTGACCGGCCCGGCATCAGCGTCGGTCGCCGCGTCGGTGACGACCACGCCGGCGGTCTCGGCGGTCTCTGCGGGCGCGCCCGGGACCGACAGCGCCGGCACCTACGTGCCCATCACGCCCTACCGGCTGCTCGACACGCGCCGGGCCACCGGCACCAACGGCACGGCCCCGGTCGGCGGCGGTGCCTCCGTCGTCGTGACCGCGGCCGCACGCACCGCCGACCTGCCCGCGTCGGGCATCGGGGCGCTGGCCGTGACCGTCACCGTGACGCAGAGCAGCGCCGCGGGCTACCTCACCGCATACGCCGACGGTGCGGGCAACCCCGGCACGAGCAACCTCAGCTGGGATGCGGGTCAGACCGTCGGCAACGGCGCGGTGGTGCCGGTCTCGCTCGACGGCCGCTTCGTCGTGCGCAACGGCTCGACCGGGGCCACCCACGTCGTCGTCGACGTCACGGGCTACTACCGCAGCGGCAAGCCGAGCGTCGCGGGCGCCTTCTCGCCGACGACAGCGACCCGGGTCCTCGACACCCGACGTTTCGTCGGGGTGCCCAGCGCGAGTCCCCTCGCCAACCTGGCCTCGGTGCACGTGCCCGTGGGGACGCGGGGCCAGGCCGCGGCCGGAGCGCGAGCGGTCGTGCTCAACCTGACCGTCACCGCGCCCAGCAGAGGCGGCTACGTCACCGTCGGTGGCCCGCTGGCGCTGCCGTACGGCGGCTCGGCCCTCAACTGGCGCACGGGCCAGACGGTCGCCAACCTCGTGCTCGCCCCCGTCGACCCCGACGGCACGGTCGCCCTGCAGGTGACGGTGCCCGGCGGCACGGCGCACCTGGTCGCCGACCTCGTCGGCTTCATGACCGACGGACCCCTCGCGCAGGCCGGGGCGACGAGCACGCGGGACCGGCCCTACCGTCTGGTCGACACCCGTCTCGGCGCAGGACCGCTCGCGGGTCTCGCGACCCTCGCCGTCCCCTCCGGCCTGCCCACCCAGCCCCTGCTGCCGGGGGACATCAGTGCCGTGGTGGTCGACGTCACCGTGACCGCGCCGACCGCGGCCGGCTACCTCACTGCCTGGGCCAGCGGCACCGCAGACCCCCACACCTCGGCGATCAACTGGCTCGCCGGCCAGACCGTCTCGGCCGCGGTCATCGTGCCGGTCGGCGCCGACGGCACGATCTCGCTCCGCAACGGCTCGGGCGGCTCGACCCACGTCGTGGTCGACCTCGAGGGGATCGTGCTGGGCGCCACGATCGTGGACGCGCCCGGATGGTCGTCGGAGCAGGTGCCCGGATCAGACCTCGGGGCCGGGCCGAGCTCCGGCGTCGTCGACGTCTCCTGCGCCGACGGCCCCACGTGCGCCGTGCTCAGCACCTCCCAGGGGGGCAACGGCGTGCTCTCGACGCAGGTGCGCCGGTGGGACGGGACGACCTGGGGCCCCACCGTGGCCCTCACTCCTCAGCCCGACCCCGGTGGCGCCACCGCCTGCTCGGACAGCGGGCTCTGTGTCGCGACCGTGGCCGTCGGCACGACCTCGGAGGTCGCCAGCAGCGGGGCCGACGGTGCGTGGGTCGTCGAGGCGCCCCCCGTGGATGCGGAGGGCCGCATCCCCGACGTGACGGCCGTGGCGTGCGCTCCCGGGGGCACCACCTGCGTGGCGAGCGGCAGCGCCCACGCGACCGGCTCGTCGACCGCCCACCCCTACGTCGCGCAGCGGGGGCCCGGCGGGTGGCAGTCGCTCCCCGTGACCACCGCGGGGCCCGGCTCGCTCGGCGACGTCGACTGCGCCTCCGATTCCTCGTGCGTGGCCGTCGGGTCGACGACCGACGCTTCGGTGGGCACCAGCCTGGTGGCCACCTGGGACGGCACGGTCTGGACGACGCAGACGCTGTCGGTCCCCGGCTCGACGGGCGCGACCAGTGCCGTGCGGGTGGCTGCCGGGGGCGAGGGCGACTACACGCTCACCGGCACCCTCGCGGGCAGCCCTGGCACCGGAACCACCCGCTACACCGCGGTCCGCTCGGGTGGCACCTGGAGCGCCACGACCGTCTCCGAGGCGGGCTTCACCGGTGGTGAGCTGGCGTGCCAGCGCCTCGGCACCGGCTGCTGGGCCAGCGCCACCGCCGCTCAGTCGCTGGGAGCCGTGCCCGGTGGCGGTCCCGTCACGTTCGCGACCACCCACGCACCGCGGCCGGGCGTCCTCGGCTCGCTGGCCTGCCCGAGGGACTGGTGCACCGGCGCTGCCCCGATGCTGTCGGGTGTGGTGGACGACCGCGGGGTCGTCCTCGACCTGACGGCCGGCGCGTGGACCGTCGGCGCCGCACCGACACCCCCCGACTACGTCGAGGGCGGGGGCGGGGCCGCCCAGGTCGGGTGCTGGTCGGGCGGGTGCCTGCTCGTGAGCCCGTATGCCGTCCGCTCCGGCGGTCGGGCGCTCTCAGCCGACGTGCTGCTGCGCAGTCCCTGCGTCGTCACGTGCGTCGCTGCCCCGGGCGCCGCGTGGGTGCCGCAGGTGAGGTAGGCCCCTGACCTTGCGTTCCAAACTAGGGAAACCCGTTGTTCGGGATGCGGCCGACCCTCAGAACCACGGGTTTCCCTGGTCCGGAACGCGGTGGGACGCCTGGCTCGGCCCGCACACACGACGACGCCCCACCCGGTGACCGGGTGGGGCGTCGTGCGTCGTGCTGCTCGTGGTGCAGGCGTCAGGCGCCGACGACCTCGAGGTTGACGGTCGCGGAGACCTCCGCGTGGAGGCGGACCGTGGCCTGGTAGGTGCCGGTCGTCTTGACGTGACCGAGCACCTCGATCTTGCGCTTGTCGAGCTCGGGACCGCCGCCGGCCTTGACCGCGGCGGCGACGTCGCCACCACTGACGGCGCCGAAGAGGCGACCACCGGTGCCGGCCTTGGCCGTCACCGTGACCGGCTTGGCCTCGAGGCGGCCCTTGAGCTGCTTCGCGGCGTCGAGGTCGTGGATCGCGCGGGTCGAGCGCGCCTTGATGATGGCGTCGACCTGCTTCTGACCACCCTTGGTCCACGGCGTGGCGAAGCCGCGGGGCATGAGGTAGTTGCGGGCGTAGCCGTCCTTGACGTCGATGACGTCACCGGCGGCACCGAGGCCGGAGACCTCGTGGGTGAGGATGAGCTTCATGGTGTGTCCTTATCTCTGCTCGGGTCTCAGCGAGCTGAGCTCGAGTAGGGCAGCAGGGCCATCTCACGGGCGTTCTTGACGGCCGTGGCGATGAGGCGCTGCTCCTGGACAGAGACACCCGTGACGCGGCGCGCCCGGATCTTGCCCCGGTCGGAGATGAACTTGCGCAGCAGCGCGGTGTCCTTGTAGTCGATGTTCTCGACCTTGGCGGCCTTGAGGGGGTTCGCCTTCTTCTTGGGCTTACGCACAACGGGCTTGGCCATCGTGGTGCTCTCCTTCGTGTCGTGAGAGCCCGGGGGGGTGCCCCGGGATGGGGTGGTGCTGGTCTTGCAGGAGGCCGTGCAGCGCCTGCCTCACGGCAGGTCACCTCAGGCGTGAGGGAAAAGCAGGATCAACGGCGACCGTCGATCAGAAGGGGGGCTCGTCATAGCTCGGCGCGCCGCCACCCCAGCCGCCCTGGCCACCCTCGCGAGGGCTGCCCTGACCGCCAGCGGGAGCCGGCTGTGCCCCACCGCCCCAGCTGCCACCCTGGGGGCTTCCGCCACCAGAGCCTGAGCTCGG
Proteins encoded in this region:
- the rplI gene encoding 50S ribosomal protein L9, producing MKLILTHEVSGLGAAGDVIDVKDGYARNYLMPRGFATPWTKGGQKQVDAIIKARSTRAIHDLDAAKQLKGRLEAKPVTVTAKAGTGGRLFGAVSGGDVAAAVKAGGGPELDKRKIEVLGHVKTTGTYQATVRLHAEVSATVNLEVVGA
- the rpsR gene encoding 30S ribosomal protein S18 encodes the protein MAKPVVRKPKKKANPLKAAKVENIDYKDTALLRKFISDRGKIRARRVTGVSVQEQRLIATAVKNAREMALLPYSSSAR